In Nomascus leucogenys isolate Asia chromosome 8, Asia_NLE_v1, whole genome shotgun sequence, a single genomic region encodes these proteins:
- the CRB2 gene encoding protein crumbs homolog 2 isoform X2, translating into MALARPGTPDPQTVASVLLPLLLWAPALSLLTGTVPSEPPSACASDPCAPGTECQATESGGYTCGPMEPRGCATQPCHHGALCVPQGSDPIGFRCYCVPGFQGPRCELDIDECASRPCHHGATCRNLADRYECHCPLGYAGVTCETEVDECASAPCLHGGSCLDGVGSFRCVCAPGYGGTRCQLDLDECQSQPCAHGGTCHDLVNGFRCDCADTGYEGMHCEQEVLECASAPCAHNASCLEGLGSFRCLCWPGYSGELCEVDEDECASSPCQHGGRCLQRSDLALYGGVQAAFPGVFSFRHAAGFLCHCPPGFEGADCGVEMDECASRPCLNGGRCQDLPNGFQCHCPDGYTGPTCEEDVDECLSDPCLHGGTCSDTVAGYICRCPETWGGSDCSVQLTGCQGHTCPLAATCIPIFESGVHSYVCHCPPGTHGPFCGQNTTFSVMAGSPIQASVPAGGPLGLALRFRTTLPAGTLAIRNDTKESLELALVAATLQATLWSHGTTVLVLRLPDLALNDGHWHQVEVVLHLATLELRLWHEGCSAQLCVASGPVALASTASATLLPAGISSAQLGDVTFAGCLQDVHVDGHLLLPEDLGENVLLGCERREQCQPLPCVHGGSCVDLWTHFRCDCPRPHRGPTCADEIPAVTFGLGGAPSSASFLLQELPGPNLTVSFLLRTREPAGLLLQFANDSAAGLTVFLSEGRIRAEAPGSPAVVLPGRWDDGLRHLVTLSFGPDQLQDLGQHVHVGGRLLAADSQPWGGPFRGCLQDLRLDGRHLPFFSLPLDNSSQPSELSGRQSWNLTAGCISEDMCSPSPCFNGGTCLVTWNDFHCTCPANFTGPTCAQQLWCPGQPCLPPATCEEVPDGFVCVAEATFREGPPAAFIGHNASSGRSLGGLSLAFRTRDSEAWLLRAAAGALEGVWLAVRNGSLAGGVRGGHGLPGAVLPIPGPRVADGAWHRVRLAMERPAAATSRWLLWLDGVATPVALRGLASDLGFLQGPGAARILLAENFTGCLGRVALGGLPLPLAQPRPGAAPGAREHFVAWPGTPAPILGCRGAPVCAPSPCLHGGACRDLFDAFACACGPGWEGPRCEAHVDPCHSAPCARGRCHTHPDGRFECRCPPGFGGPRCRLPVPSKECSLNVTCLNGSPCEGGSPPANCSCLEGLAGQRCQVPTLPCEANPCLNGGTCRAAGGVSECICNARFSGQFCEVAVGESRRLISRGF; encoded by the exons GGACGGTGCCTTCAGAGCCCCCCAGTGCCTGTGCCTCAGACCCGTGCGCTCCAGGGACCGAGTGCCAGGCTACCGAGAGTGGTGGCTATACCTGTGGGCCCATGGAGCCCCGGGGCTGTGCCACCCAGCCATGCCACCACGGCGCTCTGTGTGTGCCCCAGGGTTCAGATCCCATCGGCTTCCGCTGCTACTGCGTGCCGGGTTTCCAGGGCCCACGCTGCGAGCTGGACATCGATGAGTGTGCATCCCGGCCGTGCCACCATGGGGCCACCTGTCGCAACCTGGCCGATCGCTACGAGTGCCATTGCCCCCTTGGCTATGCAG GCGTGACCTGCGAGACGGAGGTGGACGAGTGCGCCTCAGCGCCCTGCCTGCACGGGGGCTCGTGCCTGGACGGCGTGGGCTCCTTCCGCTGTGTGTGCGCGCCGGGCTACGGGGGCACCCGTTGCCAGCTGGATCTCGACGAGTGCCAGAGCCAGCCGTGTGCGCACGGGGGCACGTGCCACGACCTGGTCAACGG GTTCCGGTGCGACTGCGCGGACACTGGCTACGAGGGCATGCACTGCGAGCAGGAGGTGCTGGAGTGCGCATCGGCGCCCTGCGCGCACAACGCGTCCTGCCTCGAGGGCCTCGGGAGCTTCCGCTGCCTCTGTTGGCCAG GCTACAGCGGCGAGCTGTGCGAGGTGGACGAGGATGAGTGTGCATCGAGCCCCTGCCAGCATGGGGGCCGATGCCTGCAGCGCTCTGACCTGGCCCTCTACGGGGGTGTCCAGGCTGCCTTCCCTGGTGTCTTCAGCTTCCGCCATGCTGCGGGCTtcctgtgccactgccctcctggCTTTGAGG GAGCCGACTGCGGTGTGGAGATGGACGAGTGTGCCTCACGGCCATGCCTCAACGGAGGCCGCTGCCAGGACCTGCCCAATGGCTTCCAGTGTCACTGCCCAGATGGCTACACAG GGCCGACATGTGAGGAAGACGTGGATGAATGCCTGTCGGATCCCTGCCTGCACGGCGGAACCTGCAGTGACACTGTGGCAGGCTATATCTGCAGGTGCCCAGAGACCTGGGGTGGGAGCGACTGTTCTGTGCAGCTCACTGGCTGCCAGGGCCACACCTGCCCGCTGGCTGCCACCTGCATCCCTATCTTCGAGTCTGGGGTCCACAGTTATGTCTGCCACTGCCCACCTGGTACCCATGGACCTTTCTGTGGCCAGAATACCACCTTCTCTGTGATGGCTGGGAGCCCCATTCAGGCATCAGTGCCAGCTGGTGGCCCCCTGGGTCTGGCACTGAGGTTTCGCACCACGCTGCCCGCTGGGACCTTGGCCATTCGCAATGACACCAAGGAAAGCTTGGAGCTGGCATTGGTGGCAGCCACACTTCAGGCCACACTCTGGAGCCACGGCACCACTGTGCTTGTCCTGAGACTGCCGGACCTGGCCCTAAACGATGGCCATTGGCACCAGGTAGAGGTTGTGCTCCACCTAGCGACCCTGGAGCTACGGCTCTGGCATGAGGGCTGCTCTGCCCAGCTCTGTGTGGCCTCTGGTCCTGTGGCCCTGGCTTCCACGGCTTCAGCAACTCTGCTGCCTGCCGGGATCTCCTCTGCCCAGCTGGGGGACGTGACCTTTGCAGGCTGCCTCCAGGACGTGCATGTGGATGGCCACCTCCTGCTGCCTGAGGATCTCGGTGAGAATGTCCTCCTGGGCTGTGAGCGTCGAGAGCAGTGCCAGCCTCTGCCTTGTGTCCATGGAGGGTCCTGTGTGGATCTGTGGACTCATTTCCGTTGCGACTGTCCCCGGCCCCATAGGGGTCCCACGTGCGCTGATG agattcctgctgtCACCTTTGGCTTGGGAGGTGCcccaagctctgcctcctttcTGCTCCAAGAGCTGCCAGGTCCCAACCTCACAGTGTCTTTCCTTCTCCGCACTCGGGAGCCCGCTGGCCTGTTGCTCCAGTTTGCCAATGACTCTGCAGCTGGCCTGACAGTATTCCTGAGCGAGGGTCGGATCCGGGCTGAGGCGCCGGGCAGTCCTGCTGTAGTGCTCCCTGGGCGCTGGGATGATGGGCTCCGTCACCTGGTGACGCTCAGCTTCGGGCCTGACCAGCTGCAGGACCTGGGGCAGCACGTGCACGTGGGTGGGAGGCTCCTTGCTGCTGACAGCCAGCCCTGGGGTGGGCCCTTCCGAGGCTGCCTCCAAGACCTGCGACTCGATGGCCGCcacctccctttcttttctctgccacTGGATAATTCAAGCCAGCCCAGCGAGCTCAGCGGCAGGCAGTCCTGGAACCTCACTGCGGGCTGCATCTCCGAGGACATGTGCAGT CCTTCCCCCTGTTTCAATGGTGGGACTTGCCTCGTCACCTGGAATGACTTCCACTGTACCTGCCCTGCCAATTTCACAGGGCCTACGTGTGCCCAGCAGCTGTGGTGTCCTGGCCAGCCCTGTCTCCCACCTGCCACGTGTGAGGAGGTCCCTGATGgctttgtgt GTGTGGCGGAGGCCACGTTCCGCGAGGGTCCCCCGGCCGCGTTCATTGGCCACAACGCGTCGTCAGGGCGCTCGCTCGGGGGCCTGTCGCTGGCCTTTCGCACGCGCGACTCTGAGGCCTGGCTGCTGCGTGCCGCGGCTGGCGCCCTGGAAGGCGTGTGGCTGGCGGTGCGCAATGGCTCACTGGCGGGAGGCGTGCGCGGAGGCCACGGCCTGCCCGGCGCTGTGCTGCCCATACCTGGGCCGCGCGTGGCCGATGGTGCCTGGCACCGCGTGCGCCTGGCCATGGAGCGCCCGGCGGCCGCCACCTCGCGCTGGTTGCTGTGGCTGGATGGTGTGGCCACCCCAGTGGCGCTGCGCGGCCTGGCCAGTGACCTGGGCTTCCTGCAGGGCCCAGGTGCTGCGCGCATCCTGTTGGCTGAGAACTTCACCGGCTGCTTGGGCCGCGTGGCGCTGGGCGGCCTGCCCCTGCCCTTGGCGCAGCCCCGGCCCGGCGCGGCCCCCGGCGCCCGAGAGCACTTCGTGGCTTGGCCTGGGACGCCGGCCCCGATCCTCGGCTGCCGCGGCGCGCCCGTGTGTGCGCCCTCGCCCTGTCTGCACGGCGGTGCCTGCCGTGACCTCTTCGACGCCTTCGCCTGCGCCTGCGGCCCGGGCTGGGAGGGCCCGCGCTGCGAAGCCCACGTCGACCCCTGTCACTCCGCGCCCTGCGCCCGTGGCCGCTGTCACACGCACCCCGACGGCCGCTTCGAGTGCCGCTGCCCTCCCGGCTTTGGGGGCCCGCGCTGCAG GTTGCCTGTCCCATCCAAGGAGTGCAGCCTGAATGTCACCTGCCTCAATGGCAGCCCGTGTGAGGGTGGCTCTCCCCCTGCTAACTGCAGTTGCCTGGAGGGTCTTGCTGGCCAGAG GTGTCAGGTCCCCACTCTCCCATGTGAAGCCAACCCCTGCTTGAATGGGGGCACCTGCCGGGCAGCTGGAGGGGTGTCTGAATGTATCTGCAATGCCAGATTCTCCGGCCAGTTCTGTGAAGTGGCG
- the CRB2 gene encoding protein crumbs homolog 2 isoform X1 produces the protein MALARPGTPDPQTVASVLLPLLLWAPALSLLTGTVPSEPPSACASDPCAPGTECQATESGGYTCGPMEPRGCATQPCHHGALCVPQGSDPIGFRCYCVPGFQGPRCELDIDECASRPCHHGATCRNLADRYECHCPLGYAGVTCETEVDECASAPCLHGGSCLDGVGSFRCVCAPGYGGTRCQLDLDECQSQPCAHGGTCHDLVNGFRCDCADTGYEGMHCEQEVLECASAPCAHNASCLEGLGSFRCLCWPGYSGELCEVDEDECASSPCQHGGRCLQRSDLALYGGVQAAFPGVFSFRHAAGFLCHCPPGFEGADCGVEMDECASRPCLNGGRCQDLPNGFQCHCPDGYTGPTCEEDVDECLSDPCLHGGTCSDTVAGYICRCPETWGGSDCSVQLTGCQGHTCPLAATCIPIFESGVHSYVCHCPPGTHGPFCGQNTTFSVMAGSPIQASVPAGGPLGLALRFRTTLPAGTLAIRNDTKESLELALVAATLQATLWSHGTTVLVLRLPDLALNDGHWHQVEVVLHLATLELRLWHEGCSAQLCVASGPVALASTASATLLPAGISSAQLGDVTFAGCLQDVHVDGHLLLPEDLGENVLLGCERREQCQPLPCVHGGSCVDLWTHFRCDCPRPHRGPTCADEIPAVTFGLGGAPSSASFLLQELPGPNLTVSFLLRTREPAGLLLQFANDSAAGLTVFLSEGRIRAEAPGSPAVVLPGRWDDGLRHLVTLSFGPDQLQDLGQHVHVGGRLLAADSQPWGGPFRGCLQDLRLDGRHLPFFSLPLDNSSQPSELSGRQSWNLTAGCISEDMCSPSPCFNGGTCLVTWNDFHCTCPANFTGPTCAQQLWCPGQPCLPPATCEEVPDGFVCVAEATFREGPPAAFIGHNASSGRSLGGLSLAFRTRDSEAWLLRAAAGALEGVWLAVRNGSLAGGVRGGHGLPGAVLPIPGPRVADGAWHRVRLAMERPAAATSRWLLWLDGVATPVALRGLASDLGFLQGPGAARILLAENFTGCLGRVALGGLPLPLAQPRPGAAPGAREHFVAWPGTPAPILGCRGAPVCAPSPCLHGGACRDLFDAFACACGPGWEGPRCEAHVDPCHSAPCARGRCHTHPDGRFECRCPPGFGGPRCRLPVPSKECSLNVTCLNGSPCEGGSPPANCSCLEGLAGQRCQVPTLPCEANPCLNGGTCRAAGGVSECICNARFSGQFCEVAKGLALPLPFPLLEVAVPAACACLLLLLLGLLSGILAARKRRQSEGTYSPSQQEVAGARLEMDSVLKVPPEERLI, from the exons GGACGGTGCCTTCAGAGCCCCCCAGTGCCTGTGCCTCAGACCCGTGCGCTCCAGGGACCGAGTGCCAGGCTACCGAGAGTGGTGGCTATACCTGTGGGCCCATGGAGCCCCGGGGCTGTGCCACCCAGCCATGCCACCACGGCGCTCTGTGTGTGCCCCAGGGTTCAGATCCCATCGGCTTCCGCTGCTACTGCGTGCCGGGTTTCCAGGGCCCACGCTGCGAGCTGGACATCGATGAGTGTGCATCCCGGCCGTGCCACCATGGGGCCACCTGTCGCAACCTGGCCGATCGCTACGAGTGCCATTGCCCCCTTGGCTATGCAG GCGTGACCTGCGAGACGGAGGTGGACGAGTGCGCCTCAGCGCCCTGCCTGCACGGGGGCTCGTGCCTGGACGGCGTGGGCTCCTTCCGCTGTGTGTGCGCGCCGGGCTACGGGGGCACCCGTTGCCAGCTGGATCTCGACGAGTGCCAGAGCCAGCCGTGTGCGCACGGGGGCACGTGCCACGACCTGGTCAACGG GTTCCGGTGCGACTGCGCGGACACTGGCTACGAGGGCATGCACTGCGAGCAGGAGGTGCTGGAGTGCGCATCGGCGCCCTGCGCGCACAACGCGTCCTGCCTCGAGGGCCTCGGGAGCTTCCGCTGCCTCTGTTGGCCAG GCTACAGCGGCGAGCTGTGCGAGGTGGACGAGGATGAGTGTGCATCGAGCCCCTGCCAGCATGGGGGCCGATGCCTGCAGCGCTCTGACCTGGCCCTCTACGGGGGTGTCCAGGCTGCCTTCCCTGGTGTCTTCAGCTTCCGCCATGCTGCGGGCTtcctgtgccactgccctcctggCTTTGAGG GAGCCGACTGCGGTGTGGAGATGGACGAGTGTGCCTCACGGCCATGCCTCAACGGAGGCCGCTGCCAGGACCTGCCCAATGGCTTCCAGTGTCACTGCCCAGATGGCTACACAG GGCCGACATGTGAGGAAGACGTGGATGAATGCCTGTCGGATCCCTGCCTGCACGGCGGAACCTGCAGTGACACTGTGGCAGGCTATATCTGCAGGTGCCCAGAGACCTGGGGTGGGAGCGACTGTTCTGTGCAGCTCACTGGCTGCCAGGGCCACACCTGCCCGCTGGCTGCCACCTGCATCCCTATCTTCGAGTCTGGGGTCCACAGTTATGTCTGCCACTGCCCACCTGGTACCCATGGACCTTTCTGTGGCCAGAATACCACCTTCTCTGTGATGGCTGGGAGCCCCATTCAGGCATCAGTGCCAGCTGGTGGCCCCCTGGGTCTGGCACTGAGGTTTCGCACCACGCTGCCCGCTGGGACCTTGGCCATTCGCAATGACACCAAGGAAAGCTTGGAGCTGGCATTGGTGGCAGCCACACTTCAGGCCACACTCTGGAGCCACGGCACCACTGTGCTTGTCCTGAGACTGCCGGACCTGGCCCTAAACGATGGCCATTGGCACCAGGTAGAGGTTGTGCTCCACCTAGCGACCCTGGAGCTACGGCTCTGGCATGAGGGCTGCTCTGCCCAGCTCTGTGTGGCCTCTGGTCCTGTGGCCCTGGCTTCCACGGCTTCAGCAACTCTGCTGCCTGCCGGGATCTCCTCTGCCCAGCTGGGGGACGTGACCTTTGCAGGCTGCCTCCAGGACGTGCATGTGGATGGCCACCTCCTGCTGCCTGAGGATCTCGGTGAGAATGTCCTCCTGGGCTGTGAGCGTCGAGAGCAGTGCCAGCCTCTGCCTTGTGTCCATGGAGGGTCCTGTGTGGATCTGTGGACTCATTTCCGTTGCGACTGTCCCCGGCCCCATAGGGGTCCCACGTGCGCTGATG agattcctgctgtCACCTTTGGCTTGGGAGGTGCcccaagctctgcctcctttcTGCTCCAAGAGCTGCCAGGTCCCAACCTCACAGTGTCTTTCCTTCTCCGCACTCGGGAGCCCGCTGGCCTGTTGCTCCAGTTTGCCAATGACTCTGCAGCTGGCCTGACAGTATTCCTGAGCGAGGGTCGGATCCGGGCTGAGGCGCCGGGCAGTCCTGCTGTAGTGCTCCCTGGGCGCTGGGATGATGGGCTCCGTCACCTGGTGACGCTCAGCTTCGGGCCTGACCAGCTGCAGGACCTGGGGCAGCACGTGCACGTGGGTGGGAGGCTCCTTGCTGCTGACAGCCAGCCCTGGGGTGGGCCCTTCCGAGGCTGCCTCCAAGACCTGCGACTCGATGGCCGCcacctccctttcttttctctgccacTGGATAATTCAAGCCAGCCCAGCGAGCTCAGCGGCAGGCAGTCCTGGAACCTCACTGCGGGCTGCATCTCCGAGGACATGTGCAGT CCTTCCCCCTGTTTCAATGGTGGGACTTGCCTCGTCACCTGGAATGACTTCCACTGTACCTGCCCTGCCAATTTCACAGGGCCTACGTGTGCCCAGCAGCTGTGGTGTCCTGGCCAGCCCTGTCTCCCACCTGCCACGTGTGAGGAGGTCCCTGATGgctttgtgt GTGTGGCGGAGGCCACGTTCCGCGAGGGTCCCCCGGCCGCGTTCATTGGCCACAACGCGTCGTCAGGGCGCTCGCTCGGGGGCCTGTCGCTGGCCTTTCGCACGCGCGACTCTGAGGCCTGGCTGCTGCGTGCCGCGGCTGGCGCCCTGGAAGGCGTGTGGCTGGCGGTGCGCAATGGCTCACTGGCGGGAGGCGTGCGCGGAGGCCACGGCCTGCCCGGCGCTGTGCTGCCCATACCTGGGCCGCGCGTGGCCGATGGTGCCTGGCACCGCGTGCGCCTGGCCATGGAGCGCCCGGCGGCCGCCACCTCGCGCTGGTTGCTGTGGCTGGATGGTGTGGCCACCCCAGTGGCGCTGCGCGGCCTGGCCAGTGACCTGGGCTTCCTGCAGGGCCCAGGTGCTGCGCGCATCCTGTTGGCTGAGAACTTCACCGGCTGCTTGGGCCGCGTGGCGCTGGGCGGCCTGCCCCTGCCCTTGGCGCAGCCCCGGCCCGGCGCGGCCCCCGGCGCCCGAGAGCACTTCGTGGCTTGGCCTGGGACGCCGGCCCCGATCCTCGGCTGCCGCGGCGCGCCCGTGTGTGCGCCCTCGCCCTGTCTGCACGGCGGTGCCTGCCGTGACCTCTTCGACGCCTTCGCCTGCGCCTGCGGCCCGGGCTGGGAGGGCCCGCGCTGCGAAGCCCACGTCGACCCCTGTCACTCCGCGCCCTGCGCCCGTGGCCGCTGTCACACGCACCCCGACGGCCGCTTCGAGTGCCGCTGCCCTCCCGGCTTTGGGGGCCCGCGCTGCAG GTTGCCTGTCCCATCCAAGGAGTGCAGCCTGAATGTCACCTGCCTCAATGGCAGCCCGTGTGAGGGTGGCTCTCCCCCTGCTAACTGCAGTTGCCTGGAGGGTCTTGCTGGCCAGAG GTGTCAGGTCCCCACTCTCCCATGTGAAGCCAACCCCTGCTTGAATGGGGGCACCTGCCGGGCAGCTGGAGGGGTGTCTGAATGTATCTGCAATGCCAGATTCTCCGGCCAGTTCTGTGAAGTGGCG
- the CRB2 gene encoding protein crumbs homolog 2 isoform X4 → MALARPGTPDPQTVASVLLPLLLWAPALSLLTGTVPSEPPSACASDPCAPGTECQATESGGYTCGPMEPRGCATQPCHHGALCVPQGSDPIGFRCYCVPGFQGPRCELDIDECASRPCHHGATCRNLADRYECHCPLGYAGVTCETEVDECASAPCLHGGSCLDGVGSFRCVCAPGYGGTRCQLDLDECQSQPCAHGGTCHDLVNGFRCDCADTGYEGMHCEQEVLECASAPCAHNASCLEGLGSFRCLCWPGYSGELCEVDEDECASSPCQHGGRCLQRSDLALYGGVQAAFPGVFSFRHAAGFLCHCPPGFEGADCGVEMDECASRPCLNGGRCQDLPNGFQCHCPDGYTGPTCEEDVDECLSDPCLHGGTCSDTVAGYICRCPETWGGSDCSVQLTGCQGHTCPLAATCIPIFESGVHSYVCHCPPGTHGPFCGQNTTFSVMAGSPIQASVPAGGPLGLALRFRTTLPAGTLAIRNDTKESLELALVAATLQATLWSHGTTVLVLRLPDLALNDGHWHQVEVVLHLATLELRLWHEGCSAQLCVASGPVALASTASATLLPAGISSAQLGDVTFAGCLQDVHVDGHLLLPEDLGENVLLGCERREQCQPLPCVHGGSCVDLWTHFRCDCPRPHRGPTCADEIPAVTFGLGGAPSSASFLLQELPGPNLTVSFLLRTREPAGLLLQFANDSAAGLTVFLSEGRIRAEAPGSPAVVLPGRWDDGLRHLVTLSFGPDQLQDLGQHVHVGGRLLAADSQPWGGPFRGCLQDLRLDGRHLPFFSLPLDNSSQPSELSGRQSWNLTAGCISEDMCSPSPCFNGGTCLVTWNDFHCTCPANFTGPTCAQQLWCPGQPCLPPATCEEVPDGFVCVAEATFREGPPAAFIGHNASSGRSLGGLSLAFRTRDSEAWLLRAAAGALEGVWLAVRNGSLAGGVRGGHGLPGAVLPIPGPRVADGAWHRVRLAMERPAAATSRWLLWLDGVATPVALRGLASDLGFLQGPGAARILLAENFTGCLGRVALGGLPLPLAQPRPGAAPGAREHFVAWPGTPAPILGCRGAPVCAPSPCLHGGACRDLFDAFACACGPGWEGPRCEAHVDPCHSAPCARGRCHTHPDGRFECRCPPGFGGPRCRLPVPSKECSLNVTCLNGSPCEGGSPPANCSCLEGLAGQRCQVPTLPCEANPCLNGGTCRAAGGVSECICNARFSGQFCEVAF, encoded by the exons GGACGGTGCCTTCAGAGCCCCCCAGTGCCTGTGCCTCAGACCCGTGCGCTCCAGGGACCGAGTGCCAGGCTACCGAGAGTGGTGGCTATACCTGTGGGCCCATGGAGCCCCGGGGCTGTGCCACCCAGCCATGCCACCACGGCGCTCTGTGTGTGCCCCAGGGTTCAGATCCCATCGGCTTCCGCTGCTACTGCGTGCCGGGTTTCCAGGGCCCACGCTGCGAGCTGGACATCGATGAGTGTGCATCCCGGCCGTGCCACCATGGGGCCACCTGTCGCAACCTGGCCGATCGCTACGAGTGCCATTGCCCCCTTGGCTATGCAG GCGTGACCTGCGAGACGGAGGTGGACGAGTGCGCCTCAGCGCCCTGCCTGCACGGGGGCTCGTGCCTGGACGGCGTGGGCTCCTTCCGCTGTGTGTGCGCGCCGGGCTACGGGGGCACCCGTTGCCAGCTGGATCTCGACGAGTGCCAGAGCCAGCCGTGTGCGCACGGGGGCACGTGCCACGACCTGGTCAACGG GTTCCGGTGCGACTGCGCGGACACTGGCTACGAGGGCATGCACTGCGAGCAGGAGGTGCTGGAGTGCGCATCGGCGCCCTGCGCGCACAACGCGTCCTGCCTCGAGGGCCTCGGGAGCTTCCGCTGCCTCTGTTGGCCAG GCTACAGCGGCGAGCTGTGCGAGGTGGACGAGGATGAGTGTGCATCGAGCCCCTGCCAGCATGGGGGCCGATGCCTGCAGCGCTCTGACCTGGCCCTCTACGGGGGTGTCCAGGCTGCCTTCCCTGGTGTCTTCAGCTTCCGCCATGCTGCGGGCTtcctgtgccactgccctcctggCTTTGAGG GAGCCGACTGCGGTGTGGAGATGGACGAGTGTGCCTCACGGCCATGCCTCAACGGAGGCCGCTGCCAGGACCTGCCCAATGGCTTCCAGTGTCACTGCCCAGATGGCTACACAG GGCCGACATGTGAGGAAGACGTGGATGAATGCCTGTCGGATCCCTGCCTGCACGGCGGAACCTGCAGTGACACTGTGGCAGGCTATATCTGCAGGTGCCCAGAGACCTGGGGTGGGAGCGACTGTTCTGTGCAGCTCACTGGCTGCCAGGGCCACACCTGCCCGCTGGCTGCCACCTGCATCCCTATCTTCGAGTCTGGGGTCCACAGTTATGTCTGCCACTGCCCACCTGGTACCCATGGACCTTTCTGTGGCCAGAATACCACCTTCTCTGTGATGGCTGGGAGCCCCATTCAGGCATCAGTGCCAGCTGGTGGCCCCCTGGGTCTGGCACTGAGGTTTCGCACCACGCTGCCCGCTGGGACCTTGGCCATTCGCAATGACACCAAGGAAAGCTTGGAGCTGGCATTGGTGGCAGCCACACTTCAGGCCACACTCTGGAGCCACGGCACCACTGTGCTTGTCCTGAGACTGCCGGACCTGGCCCTAAACGATGGCCATTGGCACCAGGTAGAGGTTGTGCTCCACCTAGCGACCCTGGAGCTACGGCTCTGGCATGAGGGCTGCTCTGCCCAGCTCTGTGTGGCCTCTGGTCCTGTGGCCCTGGCTTCCACGGCTTCAGCAACTCTGCTGCCTGCCGGGATCTCCTCTGCCCAGCTGGGGGACGTGACCTTTGCAGGCTGCCTCCAGGACGTGCATGTGGATGGCCACCTCCTGCTGCCTGAGGATCTCGGTGAGAATGTCCTCCTGGGCTGTGAGCGTCGAGAGCAGTGCCAGCCTCTGCCTTGTGTCCATGGAGGGTCCTGTGTGGATCTGTGGACTCATTTCCGTTGCGACTGTCCCCGGCCCCATAGGGGTCCCACGTGCGCTGATG agattcctgctgtCACCTTTGGCTTGGGAGGTGCcccaagctctgcctcctttcTGCTCCAAGAGCTGCCAGGTCCCAACCTCACAGTGTCTTTCCTTCTCCGCACTCGGGAGCCCGCTGGCCTGTTGCTCCAGTTTGCCAATGACTCTGCAGCTGGCCTGACAGTATTCCTGAGCGAGGGTCGGATCCGGGCTGAGGCGCCGGGCAGTCCTGCTGTAGTGCTCCCTGGGCGCTGGGATGATGGGCTCCGTCACCTGGTGACGCTCAGCTTCGGGCCTGACCAGCTGCAGGACCTGGGGCAGCACGTGCACGTGGGTGGGAGGCTCCTTGCTGCTGACAGCCAGCCCTGGGGTGGGCCCTTCCGAGGCTGCCTCCAAGACCTGCGACTCGATGGCCGCcacctccctttcttttctctgccacTGGATAATTCAAGCCAGCCCAGCGAGCTCAGCGGCAGGCAGTCCTGGAACCTCACTGCGGGCTGCATCTCCGAGGACATGTGCAGT CCTTCCCCCTGTTTCAATGGTGGGACTTGCCTCGTCACCTGGAATGACTTCCACTGTACCTGCCCTGCCAATTTCACAGGGCCTACGTGTGCCCAGCAGCTGTGGTGTCCTGGCCAGCCCTGTCTCCCACCTGCCACGTGTGAGGAGGTCCCTGATGgctttgtgt GTGTGGCGGAGGCCACGTTCCGCGAGGGTCCCCCGGCCGCGTTCATTGGCCACAACGCGTCGTCAGGGCGCTCGCTCGGGGGCCTGTCGCTGGCCTTTCGCACGCGCGACTCTGAGGCCTGGCTGCTGCGTGCCGCGGCTGGCGCCCTGGAAGGCGTGTGGCTGGCGGTGCGCAATGGCTCACTGGCGGGAGGCGTGCGCGGAGGCCACGGCCTGCCCGGCGCTGTGCTGCCCATACCTGGGCCGCGCGTGGCCGATGGTGCCTGGCACCGCGTGCGCCTGGCCATGGAGCGCCCGGCGGCCGCCACCTCGCGCTGGTTGCTGTGGCTGGATGGTGTGGCCACCCCAGTGGCGCTGCGCGGCCTGGCCAGTGACCTGGGCTTCCTGCAGGGCCCAGGTGCTGCGCGCATCCTGTTGGCTGAGAACTTCACCGGCTGCTTGGGCCGCGTGGCGCTGGGCGGCCTGCCCCTGCCCTTGGCGCAGCCCCGGCCCGGCGCGGCCCCCGGCGCCCGAGAGCACTTCGTGGCTTGGCCTGGGACGCCGGCCCCGATCCTCGGCTGCCGCGGCGCGCCCGTGTGTGCGCCCTCGCCCTGTCTGCACGGCGGTGCCTGCCGTGACCTCTTCGACGCCTTCGCCTGCGCCTGCGGCCCGGGCTGGGAGGGCCCGCGCTGCGAAGCCCACGTCGACCCCTGTCACTCCGCGCCCTGCGCCCGTGGCCGCTGTCACACGCACCCCGACGGCCGCTTCGAGTGCCGCTGCCCTCCCGGCTTTGGGGGCCCGCGCTGCAG GTTGCCTGTCCCATCCAAGGAGTGCAGCCTGAATGTCACCTGCCTCAATGGCAGCCCGTGTGAGGGTGGCTCTCCCCCTGCTAACTGCAGTTGCCTGGAGGGTCTTGCTGGCCAGAG GTGTCAGGTCCCCACTCTCCCATGTGAAGCCAACCCCTGCTTGAATGGGGGCACCTGCCGGGCAGCTGGAGGGGTGTCTGAATGTATCTGCAATGCCAGATTCTCCGGCCAGTTCTGTGAAGTGGCG